The following are encoded together in the Nitrospira sp. genome:
- the leuD gene encoding 3-isopropylmalate dehydratase small subunit yields the protein MQPFTILTGLVAPLDRVDVDTDQVIPKQFLKTIKRTGLREGLFFDWRKLPDGSPDPSFFLNQPRYQEATILLTRDNFGCGSSREHAPWALLDQGFRCLIAPSFADIFYSNCFQNGVLPVVLKAEEVLSLLNEVINTVGYQLTVDLERQTVTTPQKITYRFEIDPFRKDCLYRGLDAIGLTLQHEDAITAYETRRKTEA from the coding sequence ATGCAACCTTTTACGATACTGACCGGTCTTGTCGCTCCATTGGATCGTGTCGACGTCGACACTGATCAAGTCATTCCTAAGCAGTTTCTGAAGACCATCAAGCGCACAGGCCTGCGCGAGGGCCTCTTTTTCGATTGGCGGAAACTGCCGGATGGCTCTCCCGATCCATCGTTCTTTTTAAACCAGCCTCGATATCAGGAGGCAACCATCCTCTTGACTCGCGACAACTTCGGCTGTGGCTCATCCCGGGAACATGCACCGTGGGCCTTATTGGATCAGGGATTCCGCTGTCTCATTGCCCCAAGTTTTGCCGATATTTTCTACAGCAATTGCTTTCAGAACGGAGTCCTCCCCGTGGTATTGAAAGCAGAGGAAGTCCTCTCACTCCTGAATGAGGTGATCAACACAGTGGGATATCAGCTCACCGTGGACCTGGAGCGTCAGACCGTGACGACGCCTCAGAAAATTACTTATCGGTTCGAGATTGATCCGTTTCGTAAAGATTGTTTGTATCGAGGGCTGGATGCGATCGGTTTAACGCTTCAACACGAGGATGCGATCACAGCCTATGAGACTCGTCGAAAGACGGAAGCTC